The genomic stretch GAACGACGCGTGGGTCGGGATGTGCGGGGAGATGGCGGGCGATCCCGATCTCACGGAACTGCTCGTCGGGCTCGGACTCGACGAACTGAGCATGAGCGCGGTGACGATCCCCGAGGTGAAAGCCGGGGTACGAGCCCTCGACGCCGCCGAGGCCGAGGGGCTCGCGGATCGCGCGCTCGGATCGGAGACGAAAGGAGAACTCACGGAACGACTCGAACCATGAAACTCGTAGCAATCACGTCCTGTCCGACAGGTATCGCACACAGCCAGATGGCCGCCGAGAACCTGGAGCAGACGGCCGACAAACTCGGCCACGAGATCCGCGTCGAGATCCAAGGCGCGATGGGTGCCGAGGACGAACTGAGTAGTGACGAGATCGTGGCGGCCGACGCCGTCATCATCGCGTCGGATACATCAGTGAACCGAGACCGGTTCACCGAAAAGACGGTGGTGAAAGGCACAGTCAAGGACGCCGTCAACGACGCCGAATCGCTGATCGAGGAGGCCGTCGAGCGTGCGGGCGGGTCGAGCGACCCCGCCGAATCCGTGGCCACCGGCGGGGAACCGGCCGCCGGTGACGATGGGGACGAGCAACAGCGCCGCGGCGGTGATCCCGAGAAGGGGCTGTTCAAGCGTCTCAAGCGCCTCTTCAGCTGATCACGACCGGCTGCGCCACGACGGGGAATCGACGCCGTCCGACTGACGACACGTTCTTTTTCATTGTCGTCGTTGAGCGAAATCTGGTATCGGAACGGGCATAGCCGACGGAGCGATAGACGAGAACGCCGGTCACTGATGGATCGACTCGGCGTTTGCGGTTCGGTTTCGGTCCTTCGGTCCCCTGGTCACCCCTTTCGTGCTATCGATCGTGGATCACGGCGCATACCCGGTGTTTAATACTGACGGATACGTCGGTTCGCGTATGGCCGACGAGAGCACCTCCGACGAGAACGAACCCCGACTGGCCCACGGCACCGAACCCGACACCGCGCTCTGCCAGCGCTGTGGGAGCGAGTTCGAATGGACCGAAGACAGCTGTCCGGACTGTGGCTGGGAGAAATCCGAGTGGGTCGACGGGGGGCGCTACGGGCTCGGCGAGGCCTGACCGCTCAGTCGCTCGGGGAGCCGATCCGCGACGCGCCGAGGTTCTCACAGACGTGGCCCTGGCCGGTCATGTTCGTCGCTGCGAGCCGGCCCCTACTATGGACCGTCTCGAACTCGCTCGGTTGGATGGCCTCGCCCTCGGGCGTAACGAACAGCCGTTTTTCCGCTTCGTCGGCGATCCCGGTCGCGAGCGCCTTCTCGAGGTAACGTTCGAGCGACTCGGCCTCGACGCAGACCGAGAGATCGTGGTTCAGCCGGATCGTCGCACGGCTCGATTCGGGATCGATTGCGAGGTCCTCCCGGCGGAGTCGGGCGATCTGTTCGGGTTGTAGGCCCCCATCCAACAGGGACTCCGTCGCCCGGTACTGGCGTGCAACGCGCGCTTTCCCGTCGAGTTCGCGGCGAACCGATTCGACCTCGCCGTCGGCGTCCTCGAACGCCTCCCCGAACGCCAGGTCTCCATTCACTCCCTCGTTGATCTCCGCGGCGTGCATGTGGTCCCGAAGGCGTATTCTCGCCGTCGAGACCGCAGGATGAGCGGCCATGGCGTCCCGGGCATCGGCCATCATCATCCACGCGAACGCGGGCGAACACCACGCCGTCGGCAGCGTGAACGCGACCTCGACCGACC from Halalkalicoccus subterraneus encodes the following:
- a CDS encoding putative PEP-binding protein — encoded protein: NDAWVGMCGEMAGDPDLTELLVGLGLDELSMSAVTIPEVKAGVRALDAAEAEGLADRALGSETKGELTERLEP
- a CDS encoding PTS fructose transporter subunit IIB, coding for MKLVAITSCPTGIAHSQMAAENLEQTADKLGHEIRVEIQGAMGAEDELSSDEIVAADAVIIASDTSVNRDRFTEKTVVKGTVKDAVNDAESLIEEAVERAGGSSDPAESVATGGEPAAGDDGDEQQRRGGDPEKGLFKRLKRLFS
- a CDS encoding iron-sulfur cluster assembly protein, with product MSETHRISPETIEERLEVVTDPELDRSIVELDYIEDIEIDGGSVEVAFTLPTAWCSPAFAWMMMADARDAMAAHPAVSTARIRLRDHMHAAEINEGVNGDLAFGEAFEDADGEVESVRRELDGKARVARQYRATESLLDGGLQPEQIARLRREDLAIDPESSRATIRLNHDLSVCVEAESLERYLEKALATGIADEAEKRLFVTPEGEAIQPSEFETVHSRGRLAATNMTGQGHVCENLGASRIGSPSD